A region of Salvia splendens isolate huo1 chromosome 17, SspV2, whole genome shotgun sequence DNA encodes the following proteins:
- the LOC121774051 gene encoding uncharacterized protein LOC121774051, producing MAPPSKTHQLLEINIISAQDLELVSKSMKTYAMAWMNPKRKLTSRVDEEGRNNPTWNEKFVFRVEDEFLKQDTSAVMIEIYSNNWFRDTLVGTVRCLVGNLIPQTGRSHRGQPYIGMRFVALQIRRPSGRPQGILNIGVALLDSSMRSMPLYTQPAMSAVGYHDLMEDPEAIPGDGPMLRRLRSERSEMTGFGNFSPSSSIIVVKPKIEAKENSILSITECMVPVETVRRVGKASSVINGAELRDDRPRPLSRKGKASSVVSYSVKSTKTPESLKAINVDVKQLAKMYDEAVDNDDSSQAVKDSQPQQEYVKKGNMAWSDSEVGPSPSEVAAVMAERRYPLQDDDKESSVLDGWSMDESVEGLRSKLERWRMELPPLYDNADAGDFSPSSYMSSTRTKAGKAKDGKFSCFGNIFGMECQCVCGKPGDKKRQLTSPESSPDKSSIF from the coding sequence ATGGCTCCGCCGTCGAAAACGCACCAGCTGCTGGAGATCAACATCATCTCCGCCCAGGATCTGGAGCTGGTGTCGAAATCGATGAAGACATACGCGATGGCGTGGATGAACCCGAAGCGGAAGCTGACGTCACGTGTGGACGAGGAAGGGCGGAATAATCCTACGTGGAACGAGAAGTTTGTGTTCAGGGTGGAGGACGAGTTTCTGAAGCAGGACACTTCGGCCGTGATGATCGAGATCTACTCCAACAATTGGTTCCGCGACACGCTGGTGGGCACCGTGCGCTGCCTCGTCGGAAATCTGATTCCTCAGACCGGGCGATCTCACAGGGGCCAGCCTTATATCGGCATGCGCTTTGTTGCTCTTCAGATACGCCGTCCATCGGGGAGGCCTCAAGGTATCTTGAACATCGGCGTGGCCTTACTGGATAGCTCGATGAGAAGCATGCCGTTATACACCCAACCTGCCATGTCCGCCGTCGGGTACCACGATCTAATGGAGGACCCGGAGGCGATTCCCGGTGATGGCCCCATGCTGCGGAGACTGAGAAGCGAACGTAGCGAGATGACGGGCTTCGGCAATTTCTCCCCGAGTAGCTCCATCATCGTAGTCAAGCCCAAGATCGAAGCTAAAGAGAACTCCATTTTGAGCATCACCGAATGCATGGTTCCCGTGGAGACTGTAAGGAGGGTGGGCAAGGCCAGTTCTGTCATTAATGGCGCAGAGCTCAGAGATGACAGGCCTAGACCACTATCTAGGAAAGGTAAGGCAAGTTCTGTAGTGAGCTATTCGGTGAAGAGCACCAAGACACCGGAATCTCTTAAGGCAATAAATGTTGACGTTAAACAACTAGCAAAAATGTACGACGAGGCCGTTGATAACGACGACAGCAGCCAAGCCGTTAAGGACTCTCAGCCACAGCAGGAGTACGTCAAGAAGGGAAATATGGCATGGTCGGACTCCGAGGTGGGGCCGTCTCCTTCGGAGGTGGCGGCAGTGATGGCGGAGAGGCGGTATCCGCTGCAGGACGATGACAAGGAGAGCTCGGTGTTGGACGGCTGGAGCATGGACGAGAGCGTTGAAGGGCTCAGATCAAAGCTAGAGAGGTGGCGGATGGAGCTGCCGCCCTTGTACGACAACGCCGACGCCGGCGACTTCTCGCCCAGTAGTTATATGTCGTCGACGAGGACTAAGGCTGGTAAAGCTAAGGATGGCAAGTTTTCGTGCTTTGGGAATATATTTGGAATGGAATGCCAATGCGTCTGTGGCAAGCCCGGCGACAAGAAGCGCCAGCTCACGTCTCCGGAATCTTCGCCGGATAAATCATCCATCTTTTGA
- the LOC121775090 gene encoding uncharacterized protein LOC121775090 isoform X2, with the protein MSEFAQQSDEESMLLRTEPSFCIYTDDEFGQHVGNVEEVREKIESTANIGENVDAEFSFGENGMRVIQEVEDEDEEEEGKAPSRLKNLKIETGGDQTSPSIFLVEGGGGDADADAAALTKWINHAEYLESTGDLCGAEEYYFRATEADPEDGELLSQYAKLVWQLRGDQAKALRYFEKAVEAAPANSDVLAAYASFLWNVGESEGEEHLADDTQVNEYLVMVDSFGGDFIEEMRPSSPTLHLAMGLGLDNAFGTTNSNMDETANADEYYRRMVEESSHNVSFLRDYALFLHQKNGDLEGAEEYYLRGIQEEPRDGQLLSLYASILWQLHHDKDRAAPFFERAVEASPMDSEVLAAYAKFLWETEG; encoded by the exons ATGAGTGAATTCGCGCAGCAAAGCGATGAAGAATCGATGCTGCTGCGCACGGAGCCCTCCTTCTGCATATACACTGACGACGAGTTCGGCCAACATGTCGGAAATGTGGAGGAGGTGAGAGAGAAGATTGAGAGTACTGCTAACATTGGGGAAAACGTGGATGCTGAGTTCAGCTTTGGGGAAAATGGGATGAGAGTGATTCAAGAAGTTGAGGATGAAGACGAAGAAGAGGAGGGAAAGGCACCGAGTAGATTAAAAAATCTCAAGATTGAAACCGGAGGAGACCAAACTAGCCCTTCTATTTTTCTGGTGGAAGGGGGAGGTGGCGATGCCGATGCCGATGCTGCCGCTCTCACAAAGTGGATAAATCATGCTGAATATTTGGAG TCCACCGGAGACCTATGTGGTGCTGAGGAATACTATTTTCGAGCTACAGAGGCGGATCCTGAAGATGGTGAACTGCTTTCTCAATACGCCAAGTTGGTATGGCAGCTCCGTGGTGACCAAGCTAAAGCCTTACGCTATTTTGAAAAAGCAGTTGAGGCTGCTCCTGCGAATAG TGATGTCCTTGCTGCATATGCAAGTTTCTTGTGGAATGTAGGAGAAAGTGAGGGGGAAGAGCATTTGGCTGATGACACCCAG GTCAATGAGTATCTTGTTATGGTGGATTCATTTGGAGGAGATTTTATAGAAGAAATGAGGCCGTCTAGCCCTACTTTACATCTTGCCATGGGGCTTGGACTTGACAATGCATTTGGCACTACAAACTCAAACATGGATGAAACTGCTAATGCTGATGAATACTACAGGAGGATGGTCGAGGAAAGTTCTCACAACGTTAGTTTTCTGAGAGATTATGCTCTTTTCTTGCATCAG AAAAATGGAGATCTTGAGGGAGCTGAAGAATATTATTTGCGAGGAATACAAGAAGAACCCCGTGATGGACAGCTGCTTTCTCTGTATGCCAGTATATTGTGGCAGCTTCATCACGACAAAGACAGAGCTGCACCTTTTTTTGAACGGGCAGTTGAAGCATCTCCAATGGATAG TGAAGTGCTGGCTGCATATGCTAAATTTCTATGGGAAACAGAGGGGTGA
- the LOC121775090 gene encoding uncharacterized protein LOC121775090 isoform X1 produces MSEFAQQSDEESMLLRTEPSFCIYTDDEFGQHVGNVEEVREKIESTANIGENVDAEFSFGENGMRVIQEVEDEDEEEEGKAPSRLKNLKIETGGDQTSPSIFLVEGGGGDADADAAALTKWINHAEYLESTGDLCGAEEYYFRATEADPEDGELLSQYAKLVWQLRGDQAKALRYFEKAVEAAPANSDVLAAYASFLWNVGESEGEEHLADDTQKWQVNEYLVMVDSFGGDFIEEMRPSSPTLHLAMGLGLDNAFGTTNSNMDETANADEYYRRMVEESSHNVSFLRDYALFLHQKNGDLEGAEEYYLRGIQEEPRDGQLLSLYASILWQLHHDKDRAAPFFERAVEASPMDSEVLAAYAKFLWETEG; encoded by the exons ATGAGTGAATTCGCGCAGCAAAGCGATGAAGAATCGATGCTGCTGCGCACGGAGCCCTCCTTCTGCATATACACTGACGACGAGTTCGGCCAACATGTCGGAAATGTGGAGGAGGTGAGAGAGAAGATTGAGAGTACTGCTAACATTGGGGAAAACGTGGATGCTGAGTTCAGCTTTGGGGAAAATGGGATGAGAGTGATTCAAGAAGTTGAGGATGAAGACGAAGAAGAGGAGGGAAAGGCACCGAGTAGATTAAAAAATCTCAAGATTGAAACCGGAGGAGACCAAACTAGCCCTTCTATTTTTCTGGTGGAAGGGGGAGGTGGCGATGCCGATGCCGATGCTGCCGCTCTCACAAAGTGGATAAATCATGCTGAATATTTGGAG TCCACCGGAGACCTATGTGGTGCTGAGGAATACTATTTTCGAGCTACAGAGGCGGATCCTGAAGATGGTGAACTGCTTTCTCAATACGCCAAGTTGGTATGGCAGCTCCGTGGTGACCAAGCTAAAGCCTTACGCTATTTTGAAAAAGCAGTTGAGGCTGCTCCTGCGAATAG TGATGTCCTTGCTGCATATGCAAGTTTCTTGTGGAATGTAGGAGAAAGTGAGGGGGAAGAGCATTTGGCTGATGACACCCAG AAATGGCAGGTCAATGAGTATCTTGTTATGGTGGATTCATTTGGAGGAGATTTTATAGAAGAAATGAGGCCGTCTAGCCCTACTTTACATCTTGCCATGGGGCTTGGACTTGACAATGCATTTGGCACTACAAACTCAAACATGGATGAAACTGCTAATGCTGATGAATACTACAGGAGGATGGTCGAGGAAAGTTCTCACAACGTTAGTTTTCTGAGAGATTATGCTCTTTTCTTGCATCAG AAAAATGGAGATCTTGAGGGAGCTGAAGAATATTATTTGCGAGGAATACAAGAAGAACCCCGTGATGGACAGCTGCTTTCTCTGTATGCCAGTATATTGTGGCAGCTTCATCACGACAAAGACAGAGCTGCACCTTTTTTTGAACGGGCAGTTGAAGCATCTCCAATGGATAG TGAAGTGCTGGCTGCATATGCTAAATTTCTATGGGAAACAGAGGGGTGA
- the LOC121774589 gene encoding uncharacterized protein LOC121774589 — protein sequence MGSSEEDYLLRAIPFVLQGEADTWFMRLPPRSIRTWSKFRQVFLDYFFPSTKINAMKKWIQRAHQDIDETLSKYWERYKGLLDACPNNRMMEANVYNTFYVGLTPTSNDLMNSSSGGDFSKLKVSESKKVLDRLINAKRAYDNPHNSILKWVPVNVYADTAEERMEARMDKMENVLLAAMEKQTQTAPQEKVNTVARQEGVYPSCGPSGLQAQQRGYQNQNSNAPSQPRGSQGPQGNFHRGGGSSSGSQPGAVSNQSAAKQPKGTDELIGDLLNSQQHMQGNMQANNDMVHKLQDSQMEHKAALDMLTKQISQMATTLSEMSGNNGNIPATVKMPDRVNISKITLRSGKDYAEPSGRVEESSEMVIDEQVVTKALEDYEKGPLPNASDPVLPDEEPEDLCDEKKRHENVEKNEGTSHAIKRTKPYPYRGEPKRQKEDPTDFMEIFGKLEINLPLLEALKLPRFSRSIKDFIARKAKADGKIVIGESVSAVIQKKRLPLKRTDPRMFTLPIIIGDVNIEHAMCDLGASINVLPFSIYKKLTGFRLVDTKVIIQLADRSCINPEGVLENVIVRVHNFLYPTDFHVIRMNESETGESSGVLLGRPFLRTTKTIIDVSDGTICLDYHSEKYTFNIDETMKKPLDVENLNSIDVITPLVQEFLEAELLKEKLEAFEIDDAIEKEVSNWCEALVTRELTDDEINKAIMGLCHMIDLAGSSGSAQLNSLEGVSNAEKLPDFGEL from the exons ATGGGGTCAAGTGAGGAGGACTACCTACTGCGAGCTATTCCCTTCGTGTTACAGGGAGAGGCTGACACCTGGTTCATGAGGTTGCCTCCTAGGTCTATCCGAACCTGGTCGAAGTTCCGACAGGTGTTTTTGGACTACTTCTTCCCTTCCACGAAGATAAATGCCATGAAGAAGTGGATACAGAGAGCCCACCAAGACATCGATGAGACCTTGAGCAAATACTGGGAAAGATACAAGGGACTACTCGACGCGTGCCCAAATAATCGGATGATGGAGGCTAATGTTTACAACACATTTTATGTAGGGCTGACCCCCACGAGCAATGATTTGATGAACTCTTCGAGTGGTGGTGACTTCTCTAAACTGAAGGTGAGTGAATCCaaaaaggtgttggacaggTTGATCAACGCAAAAAGAGCGTATGACAACCCACACAATTCAATCCTAAAGTGGGTACCAGTCAATGTATATGCCGATACAGCCGAAGAGAGAATGGAGGCTCGCATGGACAAGATGGAGAATGTACTGTTAGCCGCGATGGAAAAACAGACTCAAACTGCACCTCAGGAGAAGGTGAATACGGTAGCAAGGCAAGAAGGGGTGTATCCTAGTTGTGGACCCTCGGGACTTCAAGCTCAG CAGAGAGGTTACCAGAATCAAAATTCGAATGCCCCCTCACAGCCTCGGGGGAGTCAAGGACCACAAGGAAATTTCCACCGTGGAGGAGGATCCTCTTCCGGCAGTCAGCCGGGAGCAGTTTCCAATCAATCAGCAGCTAAGCAACCCAAAGGAACAGATGAGTTGATTGGTGATTTGTTGAATTCCCAGCAGCACATGCAAGGCAATATGCAAGCCAACAATGATATGGTGCACAAGCTGCAGGATTCCCAGATGGAACACAAGGCAGCTCTGGACATGCTCACCAAACAAATCTCACAGATGGCAACTACCTTAAGTGAAATGAGCGGGAATAATGGAAACATACCCGCCACTGTCAAAATGCCAGACAGAGTCAATATCAGCAAGATCACTCTGAGATCGGGGAAAGACTATGCTGAACCCTCTGGAAGAGTGGAGGAAAGTAGTGAGATGGTGATCGACGAACAGGTGGTAACAAAGGCTCTGGAGGATTATGAGAAGGGGCCACTGCCAAATGCTTCCGACCCTGTACTCCCCGATGAGGAACCTGAGGATCTGTGTGATGAGAAGAAAAGGCATGAGAATGTTGAAAAGAACGAAGGAACAAGCCATGCCATTAAGCGTACCAAGCCTTATCCATATCGGGGGGAACCTAAGAGACAGAAAGAAGACCCCACCGATTTCATGGAAATCTTTGGGAAATTGGAAATCAATCTTCCTCTCTTGGAAGCACTGAAGTTGCCACGATTTAGCAGAtccataaaggacttcatagctcGAAAAGCGAAGGCTGATGGGAAGATCGTGATTGGGGAGAGTGTCTCGGCAGTCATCCAGAAGAAAAGGCTCCCCTTAAAGAGAACAGATCCGAGAATGTTTACCTTACCGATCATCATTGGGGATGTCAACATCGAGCACGCGATGTGCGATTTGGGGGCCTCGATTAATGTGTTACCATTTTCGATTTACAAGAAGCTGACAGGGTTTAGGCTGGTTGATACCAAGGTGATCATCCAATTGGCTGACAGGTCGTGTATTAACCCTGAAGGAGTTCTGGAAAATGTGATCGTGAGGGTACACAACTTCTTATATCCAACAGATTTCCATGTGATCAGAATGAATGAGTCAGAGACAGGGGAGTCAAGTGGAGTTTTATTGGGAAGACCGTTCCTGAGGACAACCAAGACGATAATTGATGTCAGTGATGGCACGATATGTCTTGATTATCACAGCGAGAAGTATACATTCAACATCGATGAGACCATGAAGAAACCACTAGACGTGGAAAATCTGAATTCCATCGATGTTATCACACCTTTAGTTCAGGAGTTTCTTGAAGCTGAACTCTTGAAGGAGAAACTTGAGGCCTTTGAGATAGATGATGCTATAGAAAAAGAGGTTTCTAATTGGTGTGAGGCATTGGTAACTCGTGAATTAACTGATGATGAAATCAACAAGGCTATCATGGGATTATGCCACATGATAGACTTAGCCGGATCAAGTGGCTCAGCCCAGCTGAACAGTTTAGAGGGGGTGAGTAATGCTGAGAAGTTACCTGACTTCGGGGAACTTTAG
- the LOC121775091 gene encoding 28 kDa ribonucleoprotein, chloroplastic-like, with translation MATTAAAASFSTFKCISSKTWPTDHLSIKISCPKISVSYSLGIESIPSGSSGLCSKWRAPRITAAVAQEEAAEVEVAAAAADEAAEVESSGPNTKLYFGNLPYLCDSAQLAGIIQAYASPELVEVLYDRNTGRSRGFAFVTMSSVEECNLVIENLDGSEYGGRTLRVNFSDKPKPKEPLYPEAEHKLFVGNLAWTVTSESLTQAFQAYGDLVGARVLYDGETGKSRGYGFVCYATRAELEAAIEAMNGVELEGRAMRVSLAQGKSQ, from the exons ATGGCAACCACCGCAGCGGCTGCATCTTTCTCGACATTCAAATGCATAAGCTCCAAGACTTGGCCCACCGATCATCTCTCAATAAAGATTTCATGTCCAAAAATCTCGGTTTCTTACTCTCTCGGGATTGAATCAATTCCCTCTGGCTCTAGTGGTTTGTGCAGCAAGTGGAGGGCCCCGCGTATAACCGCCGCGGTGGCACAGGAGGAAGCTGCTGAGGTGGaggtggctgctgctgctgctgatgaaGCTGCTGAGGTGGAGAGCTCGGGACCAAATACTAAGCTTTATTTTGGGAATTTGCCGTATCTTTGTGACAGTGCGCAGCTTGCTGGAATTATTCAAGCATATGCAAGTCCAGAGCTGGTTGAG GTTCTGTACGACAGGAACACCGGAAGAAGCAGAGGATTTGCATTTGTGACCATGAGCAGCGTGGAAGAATGCAACTTGGTCATTGAAAATCTTGATGGAAGT GAATATGGCGGCAGAACGTTGAGAGTTAATTTCTCAGACAAGCCTAAACCAAAAGAGCCGCTTTATCCAGAAGCAGAACACAAACTTTTCGTGGGAAACCTGGCATGGACCGTTACATCAGAGAGCCTAACGCAGGCGTTTCAAGCATACGGAGATCTGGTGGGAGCAAGAGTCCTGTATGACGGGGAGACAGGGAAGTCCCGTGGCTATGGATTCGTGTGCTATGCAACGAGAGCTGAACTAGAAGCTGcaattgaagccatgaatggaGTG GAACTAGAAGGGCGAGCAATGCGTGTTAGCCTAGCGCAGGGCAAGAGTCAATAG